In Nomascus leucogenys isolate Asia chromosome 6, Asia_NLE_v1, whole genome shotgun sequence, one DNA window encodes the following:
- the C6H5orf22 gene encoding UPF0489 protein C5orf22 homolog isoform X2, with the protein MSDSAGGRAGLRRYPKLPVWVVEDHQEVLPFIYRAIGSKHLPASNISFLHFDSHPDLLIPVNMPADTVFDKETLFGELSIENWIMPAVYAGHFSHVIWFHPTWAQQIREGRHHFLVGKDTSTTTIRVTGTDHYFLSDGLYVPEDQLENQKPLQLDVIMVKPYKLCNNQEENNAVSSAKKPKLALEDSENTASTNCDSSSEGLEKDTATQRSDQTCLEPSCSCSSENQECQTAASTGEILEILKKGKAFVLDIDLDFFSVKNPFKEMFTQEEYKILQELYQFKKPGTNLTEEDLVDIVDTRIHQLEDLEATFADLCDGDDEETVQRWASNPGMESLVPLVQSLKKRMEVPDYEMEYTFKLP; encoded by the exons ATGAGTGACTCCGCGGGAGGGCGCGCTGGTCTCCGGCGTTACCCCAAGCTCCCAGTGTGGGTGGTGGAGGATCATCAGGAG GTTCTACCCTTTATATACCGGGCCATAGGCTCAAAGCATCTTCCTGCCAGTAATATAAGTTTTTTACATTTCGACTCACATCCAGACCTCCTTATTCCTGTGAATATGCCAGCAGACACCGTGTTTGATAAGGAAACACTCTTTGG AGAATTAAGTATTGAAAATTGGATTATGCCTGCAGTTTATGCTGGCCATTTTTCACATGTAATATGGTTTCATCCCACATGGGCTCAGCAAATCAGAGAGGGCAGACATCACTTTTTAGTAGGCAAAGACACTTCTACCACAACAATCAG GGTTACAGGTACAGATCATTACTTCCTAAGTGATGGTCTGTATGTACCTGAAGACCAGCTAGAGAACCAAAAACCTTTACAATTGGATGTAATTATGGTAAAACCTTATAAACTCTGTAAcaatcaagaagaaaataatgcagtGTCTTCTGCTAAGAAACCAAAGCTAGCCCTGGAAGATTCGGAAAACACTGCTTCTACTAACTGTGACTCTTCTTCAGAAGGACTGGAAAAGGACACAGCAACACAGAGAAGTGACCAGACTTGCCTAGAACCATCATGTTCATGTTCTTCTGAAAATCAGGAATGCCAGACTGCTGCCAGCACTGGGGAAATTCTGGAAATTTTGAAGAAAGGGAAGGCATTTGTTTTAGATATTGACTTGGACTTTTTTTCAGTCAAGAATCCCTTCAAAGAAATGTTCACTCAg gaaGAGTACAAAATCTTACAAGAGCTGTACCAATTTAAGAAACCTGGCACCAACCTAACAGAG GAAGATTTGGTAGATATTGTTGATACTCGAATTCATCAATTAGAGGATTTAGAAGCCACTTTCGCTGATTtgtgtgatggtgatgatgaagaaACAGTACAGAGATGGGCTTCAAACCCTGG AATGGAATCACTAGTTCCCCTTGTACAGAGTTTGAAAAAACGGATGGAAGTACCAGACTatgaaatg gagtaTACATTCAAATTGCCCTAA
- the C6H5orf22 gene encoding UPF0489 protein C5orf22 homolog isoform X1, whose protein sequence is MSDSAGGRAGLRRYPKLPVWVVEDHQEVLPFIYRAIGSKHLPASNISFLHFDSHPDLLIPVNMPADTVFDKETLFGELSIENWIMPAVYAGHFSHVIWFHPTWAQQIREGRHHFLVGKDTSTTTIRVTGTDHYFLSDGLYVPEDQLENQKPLQLDVIMVKPYKLCNNQEENNAVSSAKKPKLALEDSENTASTNCDSSSEGLEKDTATQRSDQTCLEPSCSCSSENQECQTAASTGEILEILKKGKAFVLDIDLDFFSVKNPFKEMFTQEEYKILQELYQFKKPGTNLTEEDLVDIVDTRIHQLEDLEATFADLCDGDDEETVQRWASNPGMESLVPLVQSLKKRMEVPDYEMVHQAGLTCDYSELPHHISTEQEIEYLIQSVHYLLKNLPNPTLVTIARSSLDDYCPSDQVDTIQEKVLNMLRALYGNLDLQVYAAESPPS, encoded by the exons ATGAGTGACTCCGCGGGAGGGCGCGCTGGTCTCCGGCGTTACCCCAAGCTCCCAGTGTGGGTGGTGGAGGATCATCAGGAG GTTCTACCCTTTATATACCGGGCCATAGGCTCAAAGCATCTTCCTGCCAGTAATATAAGTTTTTTACATTTCGACTCACATCCAGACCTCCTTATTCCTGTGAATATGCCAGCAGACACCGTGTTTGATAAGGAAACACTCTTTGG AGAATTAAGTATTGAAAATTGGATTATGCCTGCAGTTTATGCTGGCCATTTTTCACATGTAATATGGTTTCATCCCACATGGGCTCAGCAAATCAGAGAGGGCAGACATCACTTTTTAGTAGGCAAAGACACTTCTACCACAACAATCAG GGTTACAGGTACAGATCATTACTTCCTAAGTGATGGTCTGTATGTACCTGAAGACCAGCTAGAGAACCAAAAACCTTTACAATTGGATGTAATTATGGTAAAACCTTATAAACTCTGTAAcaatcaagaagaaaataatgcagtGTCTTCTGCTAAGAAACCAAAGCTAGCCCTGGAAGATTCGGAAAACACTGCTTCTACTAACTGTGACTCTTCTTCAGAAGGACTGGAAAAGGACACAGCAACACAGAGAAGTGACCAGACTTGCCTAGAACCATCATGTTCATGTTCTTCTGAAAATCAGGAATGCCAGACTGCTGCCAGCACTGGGGAAATTCTGGAAATTTTGAAGAAAGGGAAGGCATTTGTTTTAGATATTGACTTGGACTTTTTTTCAGTCAAGAATCCCTTCAAAGAAATGTTCACTCAg gaaGAGTACAAAATCTTACAAGAGCTGTACCAATTTAAGAAACCTGGCACCAACCTAACAGAG GAAGATTTGGTAGATATTGTTGATACTCGAATTCATCAATTAGAGGATTTAGAAGCCACTTTCGCTGATTtgtgtgatggtgatgatgaagaaACAGTACAGAGATGGGCTTCAAACCCTGG AATGGAATCACTAGTTCCCCTTGTACAGAGTTTGAAAAAACGGATGGAAGTACCAGACTatgaaatg GTTCACCAGGCTGGTTTAACCTGCGATTATTCAGAACTTCCTCACCATATCAGCACAGAACAAGAAATAGAGTATCTTATTCAATCTGTGCATTATTTACTGAAAAATTTACCAAATCCTACTCTTGTGACAATTGCAAG GTCAAGTCTGGATGATTACTGTCCTTCTGACCAAGTTGACACTATTCAAGAAAAGGTCCTCAATATGCTACGTGCCCTCTATGGAAATCTAGACCTCCAAGTGTATGCAGCAGAATCTCCTCCatcctga